DNA from Mycobacterium bourgelatii:
GACCGGCGAGCTACACGCGGTGTCGTACTCCTTCCTGCGCGGTCGTACCGTGCAGTACTCGGTGATCGACGCGCAGGGGCGGGCGCGGCGGACCGTAGACATCGCGGTGAGCGGGTCGCCGATGATGCACGACTTCTCCCTGACCGACAAGTACGTCGTGATCTACGACCTTCCGGTGACCTTCGACCCCATTCAGATTTCGCCGGTCAAGGTGCCGCGCCGGCTGAATGCGCCGGCCCGACTGGTGCTGCAGTCCGTCCTCGGTCGCGTCCGGGTTCCCAATCCGATCAGCGCCGTGGTCAACCGCAATCCGCAGCCCATTCAGACCATGCCCTACCTGTGGAACGACGACTACCCGGCGCGCATCGGGGTGATGCCGCGCGACGGCGGCAACAAAGACGTCCGGTGGTTCAACATCGACCCTTGCTACGTGTTCCACCCGCTGAACGCCTATTCGGAGGTGCGCGAGGAGGGTGAAGTGCTGGTGCTCGACGTCGTTCGTTACTCACGGATGTTCCAGCGCGACCTGCGCGGGCCGGGCGACACCAAGCCCGCGCTGGACCGCTGGACGGTGAACCTGACCACCGGCGTGGTGAAGACCGAACGGCGTGACGACCGGTCGCAGGAATTCCCCCGGATCAACGAAAGCCTGCTGGGTGCCAAACACCGCTACGGCTATGCGCTGGGTTTCGACGGCGGCTACCTCACCGCCGGGGAGTCCCTCATGACCACGACTTTGTACAAGCACGACTACCAGACCGGGTCGAGCGAGGTGGCCGCGCTAGATCCCGACCTTCTGATCGGCGAGATGTCATTCGTGCCCAACCCGTCGGCATCGGCAAACGGGGACGCGGCAGGCTCCGCCGAAGACGACGGCGTCCTGATGGGCTTCGGCTACCACCGCGGTCGCGACGAGGGGCAACTGGTGCTCCTGGACGCCCAGACGCTCGAATCGGTAGCGACCGTGCATTTGCCGCAACGCGTGCCGATGGGCTTCCACGGGAACTGGGCTCCGACTGCCTGAGGAACTCCACAAGGCGCGGTCCGAAGATTGTTACCTTCCCAACCTGATGCGCCGCCCCGCGGGTGCGCTACAGTGACTCAAGCCACAGGGGCAGGTGGCCGGTTCGCGCGCGACGGAAGGATTTCCCATGGGCGTCAGCATCCAGGTGAACGGACTCACGAAGTCCTTTGGGTCCTCGAGGATTTGGGAAGACGTCACGCTCGAAATCCCCGCCGGGGAGGTCAGTGTGTTGCTGGGCCCGTCGGGTACTGGCAAGTCGGTGTTCTTGAAGTCGTTGATCGGTTTGCTGCGGCCGGAGCGCGGCTCGATCATCATCGACGGCACCGACATCATCGAATGTTCGGCCAAGGAGCTGTACGAGATCCGCACGCTGTTCGGCGTGCTGTTCCAGGACGGCGCGCTGTTCGGCTCGATGAACCTCTACGACAACACGGCGTTCCCGCTGCGCGAGCACACCAAGAAGAAGGAAAGCGAAATCCGTGACATCGTCATGGAGAAGCTGCAGATGGTGGGTCTGGGCGGCGACGAGAAGAAGTTCCCGGGTGAGATCTCCGGTGGTATGCGCAAGCGTGCCGGTCTCGCTCGTGCGCTGGTGCTGGACCCGCAGATCATCCTCTGCGACGAGCCGGACTCCGGTCTGGACCCGGTGCGTACGGCCTACCTGAGCCAGCTGATCATGGACATCAACGCGCAGATCGACGCGACCATCCTGATCGTCACGCACAACATCAACATCGCCCGCACCGTGCCGGACAACATGGGCATGTTGTTCCGCAAGCACCTGGTCATGTTCGGGCCGCGTGAAGTGCTGCTGACCAGCGACGAGCCGGTGGTGCGTCAGTTCCTCAACGGCCGCCGTATCGGGCCGATCGGTATGTCCGAGGAAAAGGACGAGGCCACCATGGCCGAGGAGCAGGCCATGATCGACGCCGGCCAGCACGCGGGCGGTGTCGAGGACATCGTGGGCGTGCCACCGCAGATCCAGGCGACGCCGGGCATGCCCGAGCGCAAGGCCGTCGCCCGTCGCCAGGCCCGCGTTCGCGCCATGCTGCACACCCTGCCCCCGAAGGCGCAGAAGGCGATCCTCGACGACCTCGAGGGCACGCACAAGTACTCGTCGAGCGACTACTAAAAACCCGTCCAGCGCCCACCCTCGAGACGCGTGATTTGCGCGTCTTGTCAGCGTGCGCCGGTGGTCTCGCTCACGCAGATCCGTGCCTCTTGCAGGGCCCTCACCGGCGAACTTTCAAGAAAACTCGGCGTAACTCGCCGCTTGTTCCTCTTGACGACGAGCCGTAAACGGGTCAATCTGTTGGGCAGCATGTGTAGGCGGGAAGATCGAGAAGCCAGCCAGCGTCGGTCCCCGTACACGGCTACTTGTGGTGGGCAGTTGAGGAATGCGCGCGTCTCCGCTATTGTTGGACGTTGCGCTGGCTGCTTCCTGCCCACCTCACCCGCCACTTGACACCGTGGTCTTAGTCTGAGCCCAGTTTCCGGCTCAGCTAGTTAGTCGCGTGCGTGAGATCTGGGGAGATCGTTCGCCAGCCGAACCGACACAATTATTCTGCGGCGAACAGGCCCGATAGGCACCGGTACACCGGCTCTATCCCGGCTCCTCCTGGGCTTCGCGTCGTCGCACGAGGTGCTGGAAGGACGCATCTTGGCTGATTTCCGCCAGAGTAACGCGAATCTCTCTCAAAGTTCTTCAAATCGCTCCGTACCGGGAGCCCCCAACCGGGTCTCTTTCGCCAAGCTCCGTGAACCGCTCGAGGTTCCGGGGCTGCTTGACGTTCAGACGGACTCGTTCGAGTGGCTGATCGGCTCCGAGCGTTGGCGCGAGCGCGCCGTGGAGCGCGGCGAGGTTAGCCCGAAGGGCGGCCTGGAGGAGGTGCTCGACGAGCTCTCGCCGATCGAGGACTTCTCCGGGTCGATGTCGCTGTCTTTCTCCGACCCCCGCTTCGACGAGGTCAAGGCGCCGGTCGACGAGTGCAAAGACAAGGACATGACGTACGCGGCCCCGCTGTTCGTCACTGCCGAGTTCATCAACAACAACACCGGCGAGATCAAGAGCCAGACGGTGTTCATGGGTGACTTCCCGATGATGACGGAGAAGGGCACCTTCATCATCAACGGCACCGAGCGTGTGGTCGTCAGCCAGCTGGTCCGCTCGCCGGGCGTCTACTTCGACGAGACGATCGACAAATCCACGGAGAAGACGCTGCACAGCGTCAAGGTCATCCCCAGCCGCGGCGCGTGGTTGGAGTTCGACGTCGACAAGCGCGACACCGTCGGCGTGCGTATCGACCGCAAGCGCCGCCAGCCGGTCACCGTGCTGCTCAAGGCCCTCGGTTGGACCAACGAGCAGATCCACCAGCGCTTCGGCTTCTCCGAGATCATGATGTCGACCCTGGAGAAGGACAACACCGTCGGCACCGACGAGGCGCTGCTCGACATCTACCGCAAGCTGCGTCCGGGCGAACCGCCGACCAAGGAGTCGGCGCAGACCCTGTTGGAGAACCTGTTCTTCAAGGAGAAGCGCTACGACCTGGCTCGTGTGGGTCGGTACAAGGTCAACAAGAAGCTGGGTATCACCGAGAACCCGGCTGAGACCACATCCACCACGCTGACCGAAGCGGACGTCGTCGCCACCATCGAGTACCTGGTGCGGCTGCACCAGGGCGACAAGACGATGACCGTGCCGGGTGGGGTCGAGGTGCCCGTCGAGGTCGACGACATCGACCACTTCGGAAACCGTCGGCTGCGTACCGTCGGCGAGCTGATCCAGAACCAGATCCGGGTCGGCATGTCCCGCATGGAGCGCGTTGTCCGCGAGCGGATGACCACCCAGGACGTCGAGGCGATCACGCCGCAGACCTTGATCAACATCCGGCCGGTGGTCGCCGCGATCAAGGAGTTCTTCGGCACCAGCCAGCTCTCGCAGTTCATGGACCAGAACAACCCGCTGTCGGGCCTGACCCACAAGCGCCGCCTGTCGGCGTTGGGTCCGGGTGGTCTGTCGCGTGAGCGTGCCGGCCTGGAAGTCCGTGACGTGCACCCGTCGCACTACGGCCGTATGTGCCCGATCGAGACCCCGGAGGGGCCGAACATCGGTCTGATCGGCTCGCTGTCGGTGTACGCGCGGGTGAACCCGTTCGGCTTCATCGAGACGCCGTACCGCAAGGTCGTCGACGGTGTGGTCACCGACGAAATCCACTACCTGACGGCCGACGAGGAGGACCGCCACGTCGTGGCGCAGGCCAACTCGCCGATCGCCGAAGACGGCCGGTTCCTCGAGCCGCGTGTGTTGGTCCGCCGGAAGGCCGGCGAGGTCGAGTACGTGCCGTCGTCCGAGGTGGACTACATGGACGTCTCGCCGCGCCAGATGGTGTCGGTGGCCACGGCCATGATTCCGTTCCTCGAGCACGACGACGCCAACCGCGCCCTGATGGGTGCCAACATGCAGCGCCAGGCGGTTCCGCTGGTGCGTAGTGAGGCACCGCTGGTGGGCACCGGCATGGAGCTGCGCGCCGCGATCGACGCCGGCGACGTCGTGGTGGCGGACAAGTCTGGCGTGATCGAGGAGGTCTCCGCCGACTACATCACCGTGATGGCCGACGACGGCACCCGGCACACCTACCGGATGCGCAAGTTCGCCCGCTCCAACCACGGGACGTGCGCCAACCAGTCGCCGATCGTGGACGCCGGCGACCGCGTCGAGGCCGGCCAGGTCATCGCCGACGGTCCCTGCACCCAGAACGGTGAGATGGCGCTGGGCAAGAACCTGCTGGTGGCGATCATGCCGTGGGAAGGCCACAACTACGAGGACGCGATCATCCTCTCGAACCGGCTGGTCGAAGAAGATGTGTTGACGTCCATTCATATCGAGGAGCACGAGATCGACGCCCGCGACACCAAGCTGGGCGCTGAGGAGATCACCCGGGACATCCCGAACGTCTCCGACGAGGTCCTCGCCGACTTGGACGAGCGGGGCATCGTGCGCATCGGCGCCGAGGTTCGCGACGGCGACATCCTGGTCGGCAAGGTCACACCGAAGGGTGAGACCGAGCTGACCCCGGAGGAGCGGCTGCTGCGTGCGATCTTCGGTGAGAAGGCCCGCGAAGTCCGCGACACCTCGCTGAAGGTGCCGCACGGCGAATCCGGCAAGGTGATCGGCATCCGCGTGTTCTCCCGCGAGGACGACGACGAGCTGCCGGCCGGTGTCAACGAGTTGGTCCGCGTCTACGTCGCTCAGAAGCGCAAGATCTCCGACGGTGACAAGCTGGCCGGACGCCACGGCAACAAGGGCGTCATCGGCAAGATCCTGCCCGTCGAGGACATGCCGTTCCTGCCGGACGGCACCCCGGTCGACATCATCCTGAACACCCACGGTGTGCCGCGACGGATGAACATCGGCCAGATCTTGGAGACCCACCTCGGGTGGGTGGCCAAGTCCGGCTGGAAGATCGACGTCGCCAACGGGGTTCCGGACTGGGCCGCCAACCTGCCCGAGGACCTGCACCACTCCGAGCCGGACGCCATCGTGGCGACCCCGGTGTTCGACGGTGCCCAGGAGGCCGAGCTGCAGGGGCTGCTGTCGTGCACGTTGCCCAACCGGGACAACGAGGTGATGGTGAACGGCGACGGCAAGGCCGTGCTGTTCGACGGGCGCAGCGGTGAGCCGTTCCCGTACCCGGTGACGGTTGGCTACATGTACATCATGAAGCTGCACCACTTGGTGGACGACAAGATTCACGCTCGCTCCACCGGTCCGTACTCGATGATCACCCAGCAGCCGCTGGGCGGTAAGGCGCAGTTCGGTGGTCAGCGGTTCGGTGAGATGGAGTGCTGGGCCATGCAGGCCTACGGCGCCGCGTACACCCTGCAGGAGTTGTTGACCATCAAGTCCGACGACACCGTCGGCCGGGTCAAGGTGTACGAGGCGATCGTCAAGGGCGAGAACATCCCGGAGCCGGGTATTCCCGAGTCCTTCAAGGTGTTGCTCAAGGAGCTGCAGTCGCTCTGCCTCAACGTCGAGGTGCTCTCGTCCGACGGCGCGGCCATCGAGCTGCGCGAAGGCGAGGACGAGGACCTCGAACGTGCCGCAGCCAACCTGGGAATCAACTTGTCGCGCAACGAATCTGCGTCAGTCGAGGATCTTGCTTGATCCTCTTTGGAACTAGCTGGACAGTTACTAAACCCGCAAGGGGAAAGGGAGTTACGTGCTAGACGTCAACTTCTTCGATGAACTCCGCATCGGCCTGGCCACCGCGGAGGACATCCGCCAGTGGTCCTACGGTGAGGTCAAGAAGCCGGAGACCATCAACTACCGCACGCTCAAGCCCGAGAAGGACGGTCTGTTCTGCGAGAAGATCTTCGGACCGACTCGCGACTGGGAGTGCTACTGCGGCAAGTACAAGCGCGTGCGCTTCAAGGGCATCATCTGTGAGCGCTGCGGCGTCGAGGTCACCCGCGCCAAGGTGCGTCGTGAGCGGATGGGCCACATCGAGTTGGCCGCACCCGTCACCCACATCTGGTACTTCAAGGGCGTCCCGTCGCGTCTGGGCTACCTGTTGGACCTGGCTCCGAAGGACCTGGAAAAGATCATCTACTTCGCCGCCTACGTGATCACCGCGGTGGACGAGGAGATGCGTCACAACGAGCTGTCCACGCTCGAGGCCGAAATGTTGGTGGAGCGCAAGGCCGTTGAGGACCAGCGCGACGCAGACCTGGAGGCGCGGGCGCAGAAGCTCGAGGCCGACCTGGCCGAGCTGGAGGCCGAAGGCGCCAAGGCCGACGCCAAGCGCAAGGTGCGCGACGGCGGCGAGCGTGAGATGCGTCAGATCCGTGACCGTGCCCAGCGCGAACTGGACCGGCTCGAGGACATCTGGAACACCTTCACCAAGCTGGCTCCCAAGCAGCTGATCGTGGACGAGAACCTCTACCGCGAACTGCAGGACCGCTACGGCGAGTACTTCACCGGCGCCATGGGCGCGGAGTCGATCCAGAAGCTGATCGAGAACTTCGACATCGACGCCGAAGCCGAGTCGCTGCGCGAGGTCATTCGAAGCGGCAAGGGGCAGAAGAAGCTTCGTGCCCTCAAGCGGCTGAAGGTGGTGGCTGCGTTCCAGCAGTCCGGCAACTCGCCGATGGGCATGGTGCTCGACGCCGTGCCGGTGATCCCGCCGGAACTGCGTCCGATGGTGCAGCTGGACGGTGGTCGTTTCGCCACGTCCGACCTCAACGACCTGTACCGCCGCGTGATCAACCGCAACAACCGCCTCAAGAGGCTGATCGACCTCGGTGCACCCGAGATCATCGTCAACAACGAGAAGCGGATGTTGCAGGAGTCGGTGGACGCGCTGTTCGACAACGGCCGTCGCGGCCGGCCCGTCACCGGGCCGGGCAACCGTCCGCTGAAGTCGCTGAGCGATCTGCTCAAGGGCAAGCAGGGTCGGTTCCGTCAGAACCTGCTCGGTAAGCGTGTCGACTACTCGGGCCGTTCGGTCATCGTGGTCGGCCCGCAGCTCAAGCTGCACCAGTGTGGTCTGCCCAAGCTGATGGCGCTGGAGCTGTTCAAGCCGTTCGTGATGAAGCGTCTTGTCGACCTCAACCACGCGCAGAACATCAAGAGTGCCAAGCGCATGGTGGAGCGCCAGCGTCCGCAGGTGTGGGACGTGCTCGAAGAGGTCATTGCCGAGCACCCCGTGCTGCTGAACCGCGCACCCACCCTGCACCGGCTGGGCATCCAGGCCTTCGAGCCAATGTTGGTGGAAGGCAAGGCCATTCAGCTGCACCCGTTGGTGTGTGAGGCGTTCAACGCCGACTTCGACGGTGACCAGATGGCCGTGCACCTGCCGCTGAGCGCCGAGGCGCAGGCCGAGGCTCGCATCCTGATGCTGTCGTCGAACAACATCCTGTCGCCCGCCTCTGGCCGTCCGCTGGCCATGCCCCGTCTGGACATGGTGACCGGGTTGTACTACCTGACCACCGAGGTCCCGGGCGACAAGGGCGAATACCAGCCGGCCGCTGCCGACCAGCCCGAGGTGGGTGTGTACTCCTCGCCGGCCGAGGCGATCATGGCTTCCGACCGCGGCGTGCTGTCGGTGCGGGCCAAGATCAAGGTGCGACTGACGCAGCTGCGTCCGCCCGCCGAGATCGAGACCGAGCTGTTCGGCCGCAACGGCTGGCAGCCGGGTGATCCCTGGACCGCCGAAACCACACTGGGTCGGGTGCTGTTCAACGAGCTGCTGCCGCTGGGCTACCCGTTTGTGAACAAGCAGATGCACAAGAAGGTGCAGGCTTCGATCATCAACGACCTGGCCGAGCGCTACCCGATGATCGTGGTCGCGCAGACCGTCGACAAGCTGAAGGACGCCGGTTTCTACTGGGCGACCCGCAGCGGTGTGACGGTCTCCATGGCCGACGTGTTGGTGCCTCCGCGTAAGAAGGAGATCCTCGACCGTTACGAGGAGCGGGCCGACAAGGTCGAAAAGCAATTCCAGCGCGGCGCTTTGAACCACGACGAGCGCAACGAGGCACTGGTGGAGATCTGGAAGGAAGCCACCGACGAGGTGGGCCAGGCGTTGCGGGAGCACTACCCCGACGACAACCCGATCATCACCATCGTCGACTCCGGTGCCACGGGTAACTTCACCCAGACGCGAACGCTGGCCGGCATGAAGGGCCTGGTGACCAACCCGAAGGGTGAGTTCATCCCGCGTCCGGTCAAGTCCTCGTTCCGTGAGGGCCTGACGGTGTTGGAGTACTTCATCAACACCCACGGTGCTCGAAAGGGCTTGGCGGACACCGCGTTGCGTACCGCCGACTCGGGTTACCTGACCCGTCGTCTGGTGGACGTGTCGCAGGACGTCATCGTCCGCGAGCACGACTGCCAGACCGAGCGCGGCATCGTCGTCGAACTGGCCGAGCGTCAGCCGGACGGCACCCTGATCCGTGACCCGTACATCGAAACCTCGGCGTACGCGCGGACTTTGGGCACCGACGCGGTCGACGAGGCCGGCAACGTCGTCGTCGCGCGCGGCGAGGACCTGGGTGACCCGGAGATCGACGCCTTGCTGGCGGCCGGCATCACCTCGGTGAAGGTGCGCTCGGTGCTTACCTGCACCACCGGCACCGGCGTGTGCGCCACCTGCTACGGGCGTTCGATGGCCACCGGCAAGCTGGTCGACATCGGCGAGGCCGTGGGTATCGTTGCGGCCCAGTCCATCGGTGAGCCCGGCACGCAGCTGACCATGCGTACCTTCCACCAGGGTGGTGTGGGTGAGGACATCACCGGCGGTCTGCCGCGTGTCCAGGAGCTG
Protein-coding regions in this window:
- a CDS encoding carotenoid oxygenase family protein, coding for MTAMRTIESRNPYLEDFLAPVKAEVTATDLRVTGRIPERLDGRYLRNGPNPAAEVDPAIYHWFSGDAMVHGVALRDGKALWYRNRWVRTPPVCKALGEAAPRGLDPRAGMLSVGPNTNALTHAGKTLALVEGGGANYELTDELDTVGPCDFDGTLFGGFTAHPHRDPKTGELHAVSYSFLRGRTVQYSVIDAQGRARRTVDIAVSGSPMMHDFSLTDKYVVIYDLPVTFDPIQISPVKVPRRLNAPARLVLQSVLGRVRVPNPISAVVNRNPQPIQTMPYLWNDDYPARIGVMPRDGGNKDVRWFNIDPCYVFHPLNAYSEVREEGEVLVLDVVRYSRMFQRDLRGPGDTKPALDRWTVNLTTGVVKTERRDDRSQEFPRINESLLGAKHRYGYALGFDGGYLTAGESLMTTTLYKHDYQTGSSEVAALDPDLLIGEMSFVPNPSASANGDAAGSAEDDGVLMGFGYHRGRDEGQLVLLDAQTLESVATVHLPQRVPMGFHGNWAPTA
- a CDS encoding ABC transporter ATP-binding protein; its protein translation is MGVSIQVNGLTKSFGSSRIWEDVTLEIPAGEVSVLLGPSGTGKSVFLKSLIGLLRPERGSIIIDGTDIIECSAKELYEIRTLFGVLFQDGALFGSMNLYDNTAFPLREHTKKKESEIRDIVMEKLQMVGLGGDEKKFPGEISGGMRKRAGLARALVLDPQIILCDEPDSGLDPVRTAYLSQLIMDINAQIDATILIVTHNINIARTVPDNMGMLFRKHLVMFGPREVLLTSDEPVVRQFLNGRRIGPIGMSEEKDEATMAEEQAMIDAGQHAGGVEDIVGVPPQIQATPGMPERKAVARRQARVRAMLHTLPPKAQKAILDDLEGTHKYSSSDY
- the rpoB gene encoding DNA-directed RNA polymerase subunit beta, coding for MADFRQSNANLSQSSSNRSVPGAPNRVSFAKLREPLEVPGLLDVQTDSFEWLIGSERWRERAVERGEVSPKGGLEEVLDELSPIEDFSGSMSLSFSDPRFDEVKAPVDECKDKDMTYAAPLFVTAEFINNNTGEIKSQTVFMGDFPMMTEKGTFIINGTERVVVSQLVRSPGVYFDETIDKSTEKTLHSVKVIPSRGAWLEFDVDKRDTVGVRIDRKRRQPVTVLLKALGWTNEQIHQRFGFSEIMMSTLEKDNTVGTDEALLDIYRKLRPGEPPTKESAQTLLENLFFKEKRYDLARVGRYKVNKKLGITENPAETTSTTLTEADVVATIEYLVRLHQGDKTMTVPGGVEVPVEVDDIDHFGNRRLRTVGELIQNQIRVGMSRMERVVRERMTTQDVEAITPQTLINIRPVVAAIKEFFGTSQLSQFMDQNNPLSGLTHKRRLSALGPGGLSRERAGLEVRDVHPSHYGRMCPIETPEGPNIGLIGSLSVYARVNPFGFIETPYRKVVDGVVTDEIHYLTADEEDRHVVAQANSPIAEDGRFLEPRVLVRRKAGEVEYVPSSEVDYMDVSPRQMVSVATAMIPFLEHDDANRALMGANMQRQAVPLVRSEAPLVGTGMELRAAIDAGDVVVADKSGVIEEVSADYITVMADDGTRHTYRMRKFARSNHGTCANQSPIVDAGDRVEAGQVIADGPCTQNGEMALGKNLLVAIMPWEGHNYEDAIILSNRLVEEDVLTSIHIEEHEIDARDTKLGAEEITRDIPNVSDEVLADLDERGIVRIGAEVRDGDILVGKVTPKGETELTPEERLLRAIFGEKAREVRDTSLKVPHGESGKVIGIRVFSREDDDELPAGVNELVRVYVAQKRKISDGDKLAGRHGNKGVIGKILPVEDMPFLPDGTPVDIILNTHGVPRRMNIGQILETHLGWVAKSGWKIDVANGVPDWAANLPEDLHHSEPDAIVATPVFDGAQEAELQGLLSCTLPNRDNEVMVNGDGKAVLFDGRSGEPFPYPVTVGYMYIMKLHHLVDDKIHARSTGPYSMITQQPLGGKAQFGGQRFGEMECWAMQAYGAAYTLQELLTIKSDDTVGRVKVYEAIVKGENIPEPGIPESFKVLLKELQSLCLNVEVLSSDGAAIELREGEDEDLERAAANLGINLSRNESASVEDLA
- a CDS encoding DNA-directed RNA polymerase subunit beta', with amino-acid sequence MLDVNFFDELRIGLATAEDIRQWSYGEVKKPETINYRTLKPEKDGLFCEKIFGPTRDWECYCGKYKRVRFKGIICERCGVEVTRAKVRRERMGHIELAAPVTHIWYFKGVPSRLGYLLDLAPKDLEKIIYFAAYVITAVDEEMRHNELSTLEAEMLVERKAVEDQRDADLEARAQKLEADLAELEAEGAKADAKRKVRDGGEREMRQIRDRAQRELDRLEDIWNTFTKLAPKQLIVDENLYRELQDRYGEYFTGAMGAESIQKLIENFDIDAEAESLREVIRSGKGQKKLRALKRLKVVAAFQQSGNSPMGMVLDAVPVIPPELRPMVQLDGGRFATSDLNDLYRRVINRNNRLKRLIDLGAPEIIVNNEKRMLQESVDALFDNGRRGRPVTGPGNRPLKSLSDLLKGKQGRFRQNLLGKRVDYSGRSVIVVGPQLKLHQCGLPKLMALELFKPFVMKRLVDLNHAQNIKSAKRMVERQRPQVWDVLEEVIAEHPVLLNRAPTLHRLGIQAFEPMLVEGKAIQLHPLVCEAFNADFDGDQMAVHLPLSAEAQAEARILMLSSNNILSPASGRPLAMPRLDMVTGLYYLTTEVPGDKGEYQPAAADQPEVGVYSSPAEAIMASDRGVLSVRAKIKVRLTQLRPPAEIETELFGRNGWQPGDPWTAETTLGRVLFNELLPLGYPFVNKQMHKKVQASIINDLAERYPMIVVAQTVDKLKDAGFYWATRSGVTVSMADVLVPPRKKEILDRYEERADKVEKQFQRGALNHDERNEALVEIWKEATDEVGQALREHYPDDNPIITIVDSGATGNFTQTRTLAGMKGLVTNPKGEFIPRPVKSSFREGLTVLEYFINTHGARKGLADTALRTADSGYLTRRLVDVSQDVIVREHDCQTERGIVVELAERQPDGTLIRDPYIETSAYARTLGTDAVDEAGNVVVARGEDLGDPEIDALLAAGITSVKVRSVLTCTTGTGVCATCYGRSMATGKLVDIGEAVGIVAAQSIGEPGTQLTMRTFHQGGVGEDITGGLPRVQELFEARVPRGKAPIADVTGRVRLEDNDRFYKITIIPDDGSEEVVYDKLSKRQRLRVFKHEDGSERVLSDGDHVEVGQQLMEGSADPHEVLRVQGPREVQIHLVREVQEVYRAQGVSIHDKHIEVIVRQMLRRVTIIDSGSTEFLPGSLIDRAEFEAENRRVVAEGGEPAAGRPVLMGITKASLATDSWLSAASFQETTRVLTDAAINCRSDKLNGLKENVIIGKLIPAGTGISRYRNIQVQPTEEARAAAYTIPSYEDQYYSPDFGQATGAAVPLDDYGYSDYR